In Choloepus didactylus isolate mChoDid1 chromosome 18, mChoDid1.pri, whole genome shotgun sequence, a single genomic region encodes these proteins:
- the C18H17orf99 gene encoding protein IL-40 isoform X2: MRLLPLLCLAALATRGFGKEQEEEIIPKTFISYKVLEVFPKGRRVLIVCHSPQMPPPITYSLLGSRNVEVTKTVVGTRDPASFTVNITLKSRPDLLTYSCQAAPTSGATAVSTPLQMYWELWAKPVSQLHAHFTLIDRGAGPRMEMSCWAASGSPPITYSLVGNRGHVHMHQTVHHRQPVNFSFPLTQTSDWVRCQAGNDISVQSSTSKLVPPGELPWRPILVLAGSLTSIAAITCGMLAWSMKHRL, encoded by the exons ATGAGGCTCCTTCCACTGCTCTGCTTGGCCGCACTGG CCACCAGGGGCTTTGgcaaagagcaggaggaag AAATCATCCCTAAGACCTTCATCTCCTACAAAGTCCTGGAGGTTTTCCCCAAAGGCCGCCGCGTTCTCATAGTGTGCCACTCACCCCAGATGCCCCCACCCATCACCTACTCCCTCTTGGGCAGCCGGAACGTGGAGGTCACCAAGACGGTGGTGGGCACCAGGGACCCTGCGTCCTTCACCGTCAACATCACGCTCAAGTCCAGGCCCGACCTGCTCACCTACTCCTGCCAGGCGGCCCCCACCTCTGGGGCGACAGCCGTCAGCACCCCGCTGCAGATGTACTGGGAACTGTGGGCCA AGCCCGTATCCCAGCTGCATGCCCACTTCACCCTGATAGACCGAGGGGCAGGCCCCAGGATGGAGATGTCCTGCTGGGCGGCCTCAGGCAGCCCCCCGATCACCTACAGCCTGGTCGGGAACCGTGGGCACGTCCACATGCACCAGACAGTGCACCACAGGCAGCCCGTCAACTTCTCCTTCCCGCTGACCCAGACGTCGGACTGGGTCCGGTGCCAGGCTGGGAATGACATCAGTGTCCAGTCCAGCACCTCCAAGCTGGTGCCCCCAG GGGAGCTGCCCTGGAGACCCATCTTGGTGCTGGCCGGCAGCCTCACCTCCATCGCAGCCATCACCTGTGGAATGCTGGCCTGGTCCATGAAGCACAG GTTGTGA
- the C18H17orf99 gene encoding protein IL-40 isoform X1, with protein sequence MRLLPLLCLAALATRGFGKEQEEEIIPKTFISYKVLEVFPKGRRVLIVCHSPQMPPPITYSLLGSRNVEVTKTVVGTRDPASFTVNITLKSRPDLLTYSCQAAPTSGATAVSTPLQMYWELWAKPVSQLHAHFTLIDRGAGPRMEMSCWAASGSPPITYSLVGNRGHVHMHQTVHHRQPVNFSFPLTQTSDWVRCQAGNDISVQSSTSKLVPPGELPWRPILVLAGSLTSIAAITCGMLAWSMKHRAS encoded by the exons ATGAGGCTCCTTCCACTGCTCTGCTTGGCCGCACTGG CCACCAGGGGCTTTGgcaaagagcaggaggaag AAATCATCCCTAAGACCTTCATCTCCTACAAAGTCCTGGAGGTTTTCCCCAAAGGCCGCCGCGTTCTCATAGTGTGCCACTCACCCCAGATGCCCCCACCCATCACCTACTCCCTCTTGGGCAGCCGGAACGTGGAGGTCACCAAGACGGTGGTGGGCACCAGGGACCCTGCGTCCTTCACCGTCAACATCACGCTCAAGTCCAGGCCCGACCTGCTCACCTACTCCTGCCAGGCGGCCCCCACCTCTGGGGCGACAGCCGTCAGCACCCCGCTGCAGATGTACTGGGAACTGTGGGCCA AGCCCGTATCCCAGCTGCATGCCCACTTCACCCTGATAGACCGAGGGGCAGGCCCCAGGATGGAGATGTCCTGCTGGGCGGCCTCAGGCAGCCCCCCGATCACCTACAGCCTGGTCGGGAACCGTGGGCACGTCCACATGCACCAGACAGTGCACCACAGGCAGCCCGTCAACTTCTCCTTCCCGCTGACCCAGACGTCGGACTGGGTCCGGTGCCAGGCTGGGAATGACATCAGTGTCCAGTCCAGCACCTCCAAGCTGGTGCCCCCAG GGGAGCTGCCCTGGAGACCCATCTTGGTGCTGGCCGGCAGCCTCACCTCCATCGCAGCCATCACCTGTGGAATGCTGGCCTGGTCCATGAAGCACAG GGCCTCGTAA
- the TMC8 gene encoding transmembrane channel-like protein 8 isoform X2 — protein MLGQGSEQPGPEPEGEQLWEQEMERLCASRMPVRTLPYAMVDKRVILQLREPDGVRSSCPERWRRRLRKAGRRLREAARRLAQGFGLWEGALYEIGGLFGTGIQSYFTFLRFLLLLNLLTLLLTVSVVLLPLIWLHVPAPGPALNLTLHCPGGHPSQPGLPKFHNQLWNVLTGRAFDNTYLFYGAYRAGPESGTVYSIRLAYLLSPLACLFLCFCGTLQRMVQGLPQKLFLGQDYRTPLSAKIFSSWDFCIRGWEAATIKKHEISNEFKVELEESRRFLLVQQQSRAQRACHLLAHLRVNVLIGLLVAGAISAIYWATKFSQDHKEEPLFVLLQYLPPGVIALVNFLGPPLFGFLVQLESYPPSTEVNLTLVWCVILKLSSLGMFSFSLGQTVLCLGRNKTSCESFGYDACDYQCWENSVGEELYKLSTFNFLLTVAFAYLVSLPRRLLVERFSGRFWAWLDREEFLVPKNVLDIVAGQTVTWMGLFYCPLLPLLNSVFIFLTFYIKKYTLLRNSKRSSRLFRASSSTFFFQLVLLLGLLLAAVPLVYVVSSIHSSWDCGLFSNYSAPWQVVPELVALWLPPASQRALQYLGSHAFSFPLLILLSLVLTVCVSQSQANARAIQGLRKQLVWQVQEKWHLVEDLSRLLPEPGPGGSPGPESPRSQASRPLSFCPGFPCPGSPGPRSHGPGPSPADAAGPRSPGHGPRGAPAPACRFRFSSGAEVL, from the exons ATGCTGGGGCAGGGGTCGGAGCAGCCGGGCCCCGAGCCGGAGGGCGAGCAGCTGTGGGAGCAGGAGATGGAGCGGCTCTGCGCCTCCCGGATGCCCGTGCGCACGCTGCCCTACGCCATGGTGGACAAGCGCGTCATTCT GCAGCTGCGGGAGCCCGACGGGGTGCGGAGCTCGTGCCCGGAGCGCTGGCGGCGCAGGCTGCGGAAGGCAGGACGGCGCCTCCGGGAAGCAGCGCGGCGGCTGGCCCAGGGCTTTGGGCTCTGGGAGGGGGCTCTCTACGAGATCGGGG GCCTCTTCGGCACTGGAATCCAGTCCTACTTCACGTTCCTCCGCTTCCTGCTGCTGCTCAACCTGCTGACCCTGCTGCTGACCGTCAGCGTCGTGCTGCTGCCCCTCATCTGGCTCCACGTCCCAGCCCCGGGTCCCGCCCTTAACTTGA CCCTCCACTGCCCCGGTGGCCACCCATCCCAGCCTGGCCTTCCCAAGTTCCACAACCAACTTTGGAATGTCTTAACTGGCAGG GCGTTTGACAACACCTATCTCTTCTACGGCGCGTACCGGGCGGGCCCCGAGAGTGGCACAGTCTACAGCATCCGCCTGGCCTATCTCCTCAGCCCGCTGGCCTGCCTGTTCCTCTGCTTCTGTGGGACGCTACAAAG GATGGTGCAGGGGCTGCCACAGAAGCTGTTCCTGGGCCAGGACTATAGGACACCGCTCAGTGCCAAgatcttctcctcctgggacttcTGCATCCGCGGGTGGGAGGCTGCCACCATCAAGAAGCATGAGATCAGCAACGAATTCAAG GTGGAGCTGGAGGAGAGCCGCCGCTTCCTGCTGGTGCAGCAGCAGTCCCGGGCGCAGCGGGCCTGCCATCTGCTCGCCCACCTGCGCGTGAACGTCCTCATCGGGCTGCTGGTGGCCGGGGCCATCAGCGCCATCTACTGGGCCACCAAGTTCTCGCAGGACCACAAGGAG GAGCCGCTGTTTGTGCTGCTCCAGTACCTGCCCCCTGGAGTCATCGCCCTCGTCAACTTCCTGGGTCCCCCGCTGTTTGGGTTCCTGGTCCAGCTGGAGAGCTATCCTCCCAGCACCGAGGTCAACCTCACCCTTGTCTG GTGCGTCATACTGAAGCTGTCCAGCCTGGGGATGTTCTCCTTCTCGCTGGGCCAGACTGTGCTGTGCCTCGGCAGAAACAAGACCAGCTGTGAGTCGTTCGGCTACGACGCCTGTGACTACCAG TGCTGGGAGAACTCCGTGGGGGAGGAGCTCTACAAACTGAGCACCTTCAACTTCCTCCTGACGGTGGCCTTCGCCTACCTTGTCAGCCTGCCTCGCAG GCTGCTGGTGGAACGCTTCTCCGGCCGCTTCTGGGCCTGGCTGGACCGTGAGGAGTTCCTGGTGCCCAAGAACGTGCTGGACATCGTGGCAGGGCAGACGGTCACCTGGATGGGCCTTTTTTACTGCCCTCTGCTGCCCCTGCTCAATAGCGTCTTCATCTTCCTCACTTTCTACATCAAGAAG TACACCCTCCTGAGGAACTCCAAGCGGTCCTCCCGGCTCTTCCGTGCCTCCAGCTCcactttcttcttccagctgGTCCTCCTCCTGGGCCTGCTCCTGGCCGCCGTGCCCCTGGTCTACGTGGTCAGCAG CATCCACTCCTCCTGGGACTGCGGCCTCTTCTCCAACTACTCGGCCCCCTGGCAGGTGGTCCCGGAGCTGGTGGCCCTCTGGCTGCCACCCGCCAGCCAGCGCGCCCTCCAGTACCTGGGCTCCCACGCCTTCAGCTTCCCCCTCCTTATTCTGCTCAG CCTTGTGCTGACCGTGTGCGTCTCCCAGTCTCAGGCCAATGCCAGGGCCATCCAGGGGCTCCGGAAGCAGCTGGTGTGG CAAGTCCAGGAGAAGTGGCACCTGGTGGAGGACCTGTCGCGACTGCTGCCGGAGCCGGGCCCGGGCGGCTCTCCGGGGCCAGAGTCCCCTCGCTCCCAAGCCTCGCGCCCGCTGTCCTTCTGCCCCGGCTTCCCGTGCCCTGGCTCCCCCGGCCCCAGGTCCCATGGGCCGGGACCCTCCCCCGCGGATGCCGCCGGGCCGCGCTCCCCGGGCCATGGACCGCGCGGCGCCCCGGCCCCTGCCTGCAGATTCCGCTTCTCCAGCGGCGCGGAGGTGCTGTAG
- the C18H17orf99 gene encoding protein IL-40 isoform X3, translating to MRLLPLLCLAALATRGFGKEQEEEIIPKTFISYKVLEVFPKGRRVLIVCHSPQMPPPITYSLLGSRNVEVTKTVVGTRDPASFTVNITLKSRPDLLTYSCQAAPTSGATAVSTPLQMYWELWAKPVSQLHAHFTLIDRGAGPRMEMSCWAASGSPPITYSLVGNRGHVHMHQTVHHRQPVNFSFPLTQTSDWVRCQAGNDISVQSSTSKLVPPGELPWRPILVLAGSLTSIAAITCGMLAWSMKHR from the exons ATGAGGCTCCTTCCACTGCTCTGCTTGGCCGCACTGG CCACCAGGGGCTTTGgcaaagagcaggaggaag AAATCATCCCTAAGACCTTCATCTCCTACAAAGTCCTGGAGGTTTTCCCCAAAGGCCGCCGCGTTCTCATAGTGTGCCACTCACCCCAGATGCCCCCACCCATCACCTACTCCCTCTTGGGCAGCCGGAACGTGGAGGTCACCAAGACGGTGGTGGGCACCAGGGACCCTGCGTCCTTCACCGTCAACATCACGCTCAAGTCCAGGCCCGACCTGCTCACCTACTCCTGCCAGGCGGCCCCCACCTCTGGGGCGACAGCCGTCAGCACCCCGCTGCAGATGTACTGGGAACTGTGGGCCA AGCCCGTATCCCAGCTGCATGCCCACTTCACCCTGATAGACCGAGGGGCAGGCCCCAGGATGGAGATGTCCTGCTGGGCGGCCTCAGGCAGCCCCCCGATCACCTACAGCCTGGTCGGGAACCGTGGGCACGTCCACATGCACCAGACAGTGCACCACAGGCAGCCCGTCAACTTCTCCTTCCCGCTGACCCAGACGTCGGACTGGGTCCGGTGCCAGGCTGGGAATGACATCAGTGTCCAGTCCAGCACCTCCAAGCTGGTGCCCCCAG GGGAGCTGCCCTGGAGACCCATCTTGGTGCTGGCCGGCAGCCTCACCTCCATCGCAGCCATCACCTGTGGAATGCTGGCCTGGTCCATGAAGCACAGGTAG
- the LOC119514521 gene encoding splicing factor 3A subunit 2-like has translation MGRVLPFCPMVLGVPRPSAPASPVLPRPPALSRPPQGSVCSPFPQHLWGLTQCGQAEQWKEPHAPASGGPSAQAVTPRSSPCPSVSSALPAKRAPQRVAPWHRHPASSMHGRHTGSAFPLSVPVHPTFQHPRPHGLPGSTDRVHTSVQAAPSPGLPSLLPSSPASAPLLHGSLLPEVTARLPRPLLVFPGAPDHVGSLPHSHFQLSSFRPATRKKTCLVVPLPDTHGST, from the exons ATGGGCCGAGTCCTTCCTTTCTGTCCCATGGTCCTGGGGGTGCCCAGGCCTTCAGCTCCTGCCTCTCCCGTGCTCCCCAGACCCCCAGCCCTGAGCCGGCCTCCTCAAGGCTCTGTCTGCAGCCCCTTCCCACAGCACCTCTGGGGGCTCACCCAGTGCGGCCAAGCAGAGCAGTGGAAGGAGCCTCATGCCCCTGCCAGTGGGGGACCGTCTGCTCAGGCGG TAACCCCTCGCAGCTCTCCCTGCCCCAGCGTGTCCTCTGCACTGCCGGCCAAGCGGGCACCTCAGCGCGTGGCTCCCTGGCACCGTCACCCTGCCTCTAGCATGCACGGAAGGCACACTGGTTCTGCCTTCCCTCTGAGTGTCCCCGTGCACCCCACATTCCAGCACCCTAGGCCTCATGGACTCCCGGGTTCCACAGACCGTGTCCACACCTCGGTTCAGGCCGCCCCCTCTCCTGGGCTGCCCTCCCTGCTGCCCTCATCTCCTGCCTCAGCCCCCCTCCTCCACGGCTCCCTCCTGCCGGAAGTGACTGCTCGTCTTCCGAGGCCTCTGCTCGTCTTTCCGGGTGCTCCTGATCACGTGGGGTCTCTGCCCCATTCCCATTTCCAACTCAGCTCCTTTAGGCCAGCGACACGCAAGAAGACTTGCTTGGTTGTGCCCCTGCCAGACACCCACGGGAGCACCTAA
- the TMC8 gene encoding transmembrane channel-like protein 8 isoform X1, which yields MLGQGSEQPGPEPEGEQLWEQEMERLCASRMPVRTLPYAMVDKRVILQLREPDGVRSSCPERWRRRLRKAGRRLREAARRLAQGFGLWEGALYEIGGLFGTGIQSYFTFLRFLLLLNLLTLLLTVSVVLLPLIWLHVPAPGPALNLTLHCPGGHPSQPGLPKFHNQLWNVLTGRAFDNTYLFYGAYRAGPESGTVYSIRLAYLLSPLACLFLCFCGTLQRMVQGLPQKLFLGQDYRTPLSAKIFSSWDFCIRGWEAATIKKHEISNEFKVELEESRRFLLVQQQSRAQRACHLLAHLRVNVLIGLLVAGAISAIYWATKFSQDHKEEPLFVLLQYLPPGVIALVNFLGPPLFGFLVQLESYPPSTEVNLTLVWCVILKLSSLGMFSFSLGQTVLCLGRNKTSCESFGYDACDYQCWENSVGEELYKLSTFNFLLTVAFAYLVSLPRRLLVERFSGRFWAWLDREEFLVPKNVLDIVAGQTVTWMGLFYCPLLPLLNSVFIFLTFYIKKYTLLRNSKRSSRLFRASSSTFFFQLVLLLGLLLAAVPLVYVVSSIHSSWDCGLFSNYSAPWQVVPELVALWLPPASQRALQYLGSHAFSFPLLILLSLRPMPGPSRGSGSSWCGKSRRSGTWWRTCRDCCRSRARAALRGQSPLAPKPRARCPSAPASRALAPPAPGPMGRDPPPRMPPGRAPRAMDRAAPRPLPADSASPAARRCCSADPRLHPEPPRARLPGPLPPSLPCPTPLVRGDTAPPRALRASGRGPQRGARPPRGSRKKMWELLLCFCLIPLRLLFSCECFILVSSFMNTVYKNISWECSEVVL from the exons ATGCTGGGGCAGGGGTCGGAGCAGCCGGGCCCCGAGCCGGAGGGCGAGCAGCTGTGGGAGCAGGAGATGGAGCGGCTCTGCGCCTCCCGGATGCCCGTGCGCACGCTGCCCTACGCCATGGTGGACAAGCGCGTCATTCT GCAGCTGCGGGAGCCCGACGGGGTGCGGAGCTCGTGCCCGGAGCGCTGGCGGCGCAGGCTGCGGAAGGCAGGACGGCGCCTCCGGGAAGCAGCGCGGCGGCTGGCCCAGGGCTTTGGGCTCTGGGAGGGGGCTCTCTACGAGATCGGGG GCCTCTTCGGCACTGGAATCCAGTCCTACTTCACGTTCCTCCGCTTCCTGCTGCTGCTCAACCTGCTGACCCTGCTGCTGACCGTCAGCGTCGTGCTGCTGCCCCTCATCTGGCTCCACGTCCCAGCCCCGGGTCCCGCCCTTAACTTGA CCCTCCACTGCCCCGGTGGCCACCCATCCCAGCCTGGCCTTCCCAAGTTCCACAACCAACTTTGGAATGTCTTAACTGGCAGG GCGTTTGACAACACCTATCTCTTCTACGGCGCGTACCGGGCGGGCCCCGAGAGTGGCACAGTCTACAGCATCCGCCTGGCCTATCTCCTCAGCCCGCTGGCCTGCCTGTTCCTCTGCTTCTGTGGGACGCTACAAAG GATGGTGCAGGGGCTGCCACAGAAGCTGTTCCTGGGCCAGGACTATAGGACACCGCTCAGTGCCAAgatcttctcctcctgggacttcTGCATCCGCGGGTGGGAGGCTGCCACCATCAAGAAGCATGAGATCAGCAACGAATTCAAG GTGGAGCTGGAGGAGAGCCGCCGCTTCCTGCTGGTGCAGCAGCAGTCCCGGGCGCAGCGGGCCTGCCATCTGCTCGCCCACCTGCGCGTGAACGTCCTCATCGGGCTGCTGGTGGCCGGGGCCATCAGCGCCATCTACTGGGCCACCAAGTTCTCGCAGGACCACAAGGAG GAGCCGCTGTTTGTGCTGCTCCAGTACCTGCCCCCTGGAGTCATCGCCCTCGTCAACTTCCTGGGTCCCCCGCTGTTTGGGTTCCTGGTCCAGCTGGAGAGCTATCCTCCCAGCACCGAGGTCAACCTCACCCTTGTCTG GTGCGTCATACTGAAGCTGTCCAGCCTGGGGATGTTCTCCTTCTCGCTGGGCCAGACTGTGCTGTGCCTCGGCAGAAACAAGACCAGCTGTGAGTCGTTCGGCTACGACGCCTGTGACTACCAG TGCTGGGAGAACTCCGTGGGGGAGGAGCTCTACAAACTGAGCACCTTCAACTTCCTCCTGACGGTGGCCTTCGCCTACCTTGTCAGCCTGCCTCGCAG GCTGCTGGTGGAACGCTTCTCCGGCCGCTTCTGGGCCTGGCTGGACCGTGAGGAGTTCCTGGTGCCCAAGAACGTGCTGGACATCGTGGCAGGGCAGACGGTCACCTGGATGGGCCTTTTTTACTGCCCTCTGCTGCCCCTGCTCAATAGCGTCTTCATCTTCCTCACTTTCTACATCAAGAAG TACACCCTCCTGAGGAACTCCAAGCGGTCCTCCCGGCTCTTCCGTGCCTCCAGCTCcactttcttcttccagctgGTCCTCCTCCTGGGCCTGCTCCTGGCCGCCGTGCCCCTGGTCTACGTGGTCAGCAG CATCCACTCCTCCTGGGACTGCGGCCTCTTCTCCAACTACTCGGCCCCCTGGCAGGTGGTCCCGGAGCTGGTGGCCCTCTGGCTGCCACCCGCCAGCCAGCGCGCCCTCCAGTACCTGGGCTCCCACGCCTTCAGCTTCCCCCTCCTTATTCTGCTCAG TCTCAGGCCAATGCCAGGGCCATCCAGGGGCTCCGGAAGCAGCTGGTGTGG CAAGTCCAGGAGAAGTGGCACCTGGTGGAGGACCTGTCGCGACTGCTGCCGGAGCCGGGCCCGGGCGGCTCTCCGGGGCCAGAGTCCCCTCGCTCCCAAGCCTCGCGCCCGCTGTCCTTCTGCCCCGGCTTCCCGTGCCCTGGCTCCCCCGGCCCCAGGTCCCATGGGCCGGGACCCTCCCCCGCGGATGCCGCCGGGCCGCGCTCCCCGGGCCATGGACCGCGCGGCGCCCCGGCCCCTGCCTGCAGATTCCGCTTCTCCAGCGGCGCGGAGGTGCTGTAGCGCCGACCCCCGCCTCCACCCGGAGCCTCCCCGGGCCCGACTTCCAGGCCCCCTGCCCCCGAGTCTCCCCTGCCCGACGCCCCTGGTCCGCGGAGACACCGCCCCTCCCCGTGCCCTCCGGGCCTCGGGCAGGGGTCCCCAAAGAGGGGCGCGCCCACCCAGGGGCAGCAGGAAGAAAATGTGGGAACTTCTATTATGCTTTTGTCTCATCCCTTTAAGACTTCTATTTTCATGTGAATGTTTTATATTAGTATCGTCATTCATGAATACAGTTTATAAAAACATCTCTTGGGAGTGCTCAGAAGTTGTTCTCTGA